From bacterium:
AAGAATAAAGACTATGCAAAAATATTGCTCCGATGGAAGGATATAAATGTTTATAAAGATAAAGGTCATTTTAACATAGATGTTGAAATAAAAATCCCATATGAGAACCCCTTTTGTTACTGGAGGATAAATTTAGATAATCATCTTGAAAAAAATGCAATCGTAAGAGTAGTCTTCCCCAGGTTTAATCTTTGCAGGAAAATAGGAAAGGACAGTTATGACGATTATCTTGTTTATACTAAAGGTCCAGGGAGGCTCATTAGAGATCCAACAAATGAATTACAGATATTGCCAGATACACCTGCATATCCAAGCTGGAATCAAGCTATGCAGTTTACATTGTTTTATGATGAAAATATAACAGGCCTATATATGGGAGCGCATGATCCACAAAACCTACAAAAGACACTCAGGTGGGATAAATTATCTAGTAAAGTTTTTAGTTATGAACTTATAAATTTCCCGGAAGACATTGATATAGCTGGGAATGACTACAAAATGGACTATGATGCAGTCGTAGGAATATTTGACGGAAACTGGTACGATGGCGCTATGATATATAAGGACTGGGCATTGAATCAAAGATGGGTAAAAGCAGGACCTATTTATAAAAGAGATGATATACCAAAATGGTTTAAGGATCTTGGCCTTTGGATTGTTGGTGGGTTATCTTATAATCCTGATATAAAAGAGATTAAAAAAAAGGACTATTTGAGACTGACAAAAGAAGAGCTTTATGAGTATAAAGGATCTGTCGATGTTGAGCTCACTGTGAATGATATAAAAAAGATGTCAGATTATTTTCAAACATCACTTTGCTTATGGACAAGCTGGGGATGGAGCACGGGATGGTATTTTCCACAATTTTATATGAGGAGAAATATTCCTGAATGTGTAAGTTCCTTACATAACATTGGTGTTTATTGGAATCCGTATTTAGATTTCCGCCGCTTAACAAAAGGCTTATCTTTATGGGAAAAATTCGGCAAGTATTCAACTATAAATCGCTTTGGCGAACCAAATTCTAGTGCATTGCGTGGAGAGGCTGATGGGCTTATGTGTCCGTATGCGAAAGAGTGGAGAGATGTATGTATTTCCCAACTGATGGAGTTGGTAGAAAAAGCTAAAATAGATGGCTGTTATATAGATGAACTGGCTTCTTCAATTTCCCAATTATGTTACAGTAGAGGGCATGGCCACAAACCTGGTGGAGGTGGATACTGGACAGAAGGGGTGAGAGCATTTTTAAGAGAGATACGCACAGAGGCAAGAAAAGTAAACCCAGATTTCATTATGAGTGGTGAATCGTTTTGTGAAATAGGGATGGATTTGTTAGATGCTCATCTGATGATTGTTTCTGATCATCAGCAAGATATACCTTTAGTCATGGCAGTTTATCATCCTTTCGCAATATGTTATGGTAGAAACTTTGGGTATTTTACAGATAAAAGTTATAATAAAAAAGGAAGAGATTATAAATAGGAGTTTTTTTCAAAACTAGCTCAGGAATTTATTTGGGGACAGCAATTAGGATGGCTTCGTTGTGACAAAATACTAAATTATAATGAAGGAAAAGAATATTTAAAAAATGTTGTTAAAATTTATGAAAAAGAAAAGAAGTTTTTGCTTTTTGGTGAGATGATGAGACCAATTAAAACCACAAATAATGTTCCTCATTTAACCCATCGATGGAGTGGAGGTCGTCATAGTTATCATTCTATTAATCTACAAGTAGTTTTAATTAGTGGGTGGAAGGCATATGATGGTTCTATTGGTATTGCAGGTATAAACTTTTCCCAAGAACCCCAATTAATATGTTTTAATTTAGATCTCAAAGATACGGATATGAATAACGAATATTATAGAATAGTATTGGTAACTGAAAATGAAAAATTCGAAATAGGTTCATCACGAGAGCCAGCATTAGAGTATAAAATATGTATGCCTCCTAGAGCTGCAAGGTTTATAGAAATAAACAAGATAGATTCTCCTTCAAATAAAAAACTGGCTATATTGACAGATATACAA
This genomic window contains:
- a CDS encoding LamG domain-containing protein, giving the protein MFKKISMSIIVCLSVLACSVLQADMLKFEEGKGDRTKSTSGDLEFEISGAEWIQGKEGLGLKFDGIDDYACLISPGEPEHKKGIAVSAWVYPASVTGQTHVIVTKVSEYALSILGGKVLCSVYINKKEYRITGKVRLSPNRWYHLAFEYIAEKGEMTLYINREIDTVMVLEGVETPAIIDINRYLLTIGTYKYSLEVKPANCFEGIIDEVEISEQLNLQEAVMKDKYNCWEEIEKKFTVEKNCFINIDNNISTLNNKRLGVVLEKSGLNCNITGLWDIEKKHNFAGFPLELKNLWALELLDRNGNFSLFEEITTGTFEWSSEKNKDYAKILLRWKDINVYKDKGHFNIDVEIKIPYENPFCYWRINLDNHLEKNAIVRVVFPRFNLCRKIGKDSYDDYLVYTKGPGRLIRDPTNELQILPDTPAYPSWNQAMQFTLFYDENITGLYMGAHDPQNLQKTLRWDKLSSKVFSYELINFPEDIDIAGNDYKMDYDAVVGIFDGNWYDGAMIYKDWALNQRWVKAGPIYKRDDIPKWFKDLGLWIVGGLSYNPDIKEIKKKDYLRLTKEELYEYKGSVDVELTVNDIKKMSDYFQTSLCLWTSWGWSTGWYFPQFYMRRNIPECVSSLHNIGVYWNPYLDFRRLTKGLSLWEKFGKYSTINRFGEPNSSALRGEADGLMCPYAKEWRDVCISQLMELVEKAKIDGCYIDELASSISQLCYSRGHGHKPGGGGYWTEGVRAFLREIRTEARKVNPDFIMSGESFCEIGMDLLDAHLMIVSDHQQDIPLVMAVYHPFAICYGRNFGYFTDKSYNKKGRDYK